Proteins encoded in a region of the Sebastes fasciatus isolate fSebFas1 chromosome 9, fSebFas1.pri, whole genome shotgun sequence genome:
- the LOC141774379 gene encoding uncharacterized protein LOC141774379 isoform X6, with product MNTSANNSNKDHLPIPRGYEYQKVLAEGNNAQVIKCVKPRTRETMVVKIGKNGNDLIHEVKVLEDLREHNMTRFNIVDFFGTVINNGKTGLKFETLDIGLLDYIRKEGGQMHLEDIRKVIEQLAFALYGLKMQGMIHTDVKPDNIMLTNRNRIPLRVKLIDFGKAIYKSDVKPDTDAEPVYNRFLSAPENLLGLPFSEAIDMWSLGCVLGIMLTGRTLFPDTNSHDTLRSMIDLLGPPPKHLIDAGLRSKMFFEKTISDEWILKEHPGSADDSSDAPPDTFHSLETLKAMRLEKYNDKEADQRGACIDLLKEMLRWDGGLRISPNAISNHPFLTRRYHDSIPPLRSCISLTAGIVMVQPAAPENSTHPEKTSDLDSEKCVSPPSGVIMVQPATPKKSIDLDRKKCVSLPSGIIMVQPAAPENRRHLEGTSDLYSETCVSPPSGVIMVQSAAPENDIDLDEDSDEDCETSSSSSSSSDLDEIPDLDNERIVSLPSGVVMVQPAASEDNIDLDEESDEDSDASSSSSSGSDLDEDSDEDGETISSSSFGSDLDEDSDEDSDASFSPPSGVIANQPAAPENNIDLEEIPDRDNERIFSLPGGISMVVSSAPKSGTHLDEESDEDSDASSSSSSGSDLDEDSDEDGETIFSPPSGVIANQPAAPVINIDLEEIPDRDNERIFSLPGGISMVVSSAPKSGTHLDEESDEDSDASFSPPSGVIANQPAAPENNIDLEEIPDRDNERIFSLPGGISMVVSSAPKSGTHLDEESDEDSDASSSSSSGSDLDEDSDEDGETISSSSSGSDLDEDSDEDGETIFSPPSGVIANQPAAPENNIDLEEIPDRDNERIYSLPCGISMVVSSGPKNSRHLEKTSDEDGETMIHPDNEDLSPDTSDKKKKKKNGFKRFLSWMKKAICPCCNVKNVQD from the exons ATGAATACATCAGCGAACAACTCAAATAAGGACCATCTCCCAATCCCCAGAGGATATGAGTACCAGAAAGTTCTGGCTGAAGGCAATAATGCACAAGTCATCAAGTGTGTGAAACCACGCACTAGAGAGACTATGGTTGTGAAGATTGGCAAAAACGGCAACGACCTCATTCACGAG GTGAAAGTGCTAGAAGACCTCAGGGAGCACAACATGACCAGGTTCAACATTGTGGATTTTTTTGGCACGGTCATCAATAACGGCAAGACTGGTCTGAAGTTTGAGACGTTGGATATCGGCCTTCTGGACTACATTCGAAAAGAAGGCGGCCAGATGCATCTGGAGGACATCCGAAAAGTCATTGAGCAG CTGGCATTCGCATTGTATGGCCTGAAGATGCAGGGCATGATCCATACTGATGTGAAACCAGACAACATCATGCTGACGAATCGCAACAGAATTCCACTGAGGGTGAAACTCATTGACTTCGGCAAGGCAATATACAAATCTGATGTCAAGCCGGACACGGATGCCGAGCCGGTTTACAACAG GTTTTTAAGCGCTCCAGAAAATCTGTTGGGACTCCCGTTTTCTGAGGCCATCGACATGTGGTCTCTGGGCTGCGTGTTGGGGATCATGTTGACTGGCCGGACACTCTTCCCCGACACAAACAGCCATGACACA CTCCGATCCATGATCGACCTCCTGGGTCCACCACCGAAGCACCTCATCGACGCTGGTCTGAGATCCAAGATGTTCTTTGAGAAAACTATCTCCGATGAGTGGATTCTGAAG GAGCACCCGGGATCAGCAGATGACTCCTCAGACGCCCCGCCCGACACGTTCCATTCTCTGGAAACATTGAAGGCG ATGCGTCTGGAGAAATACAATGACAAAGAAGCCGATCAGAGGGGGGCATGCATTGATCTGTTGAAGGAGATGCTCAGGTGGGATGGGGGGTTGAGGATTTCCCCTAATGCTATTTCCAACCACCCATTCTTAACCAGGCGCTACCACGACAGCATACCCCCCCTCAGGTCCTG TATCTCACTGACAGCCGGGATCGTCATGGTTCAGCCCGCCGCCCCTGAGAACAGTACACACCCGGAAAAGACGTCTGATCTGGACAGTGAAAAGTG TGTCTCACCGCCATCCGGTGTCATCATGGTTCAGCCTGCAACCCCCAAGAAGAGCATTGATCTGGACAGAAAAAAGTG TGTCTCACTGCCATCTGGGATCATCATGGTTCAGCCTGCAGCCCCCGAGAACAGAAGACACCTGGAAGGGACGTCTGATCTGTACAGTGAAACGTG TGTCTCACCGCCATCTGGTGTCATCATGGTTCAGTCTGCAGCCCCTGAGAACGACATTGACCTGGACGAGGATTCTGATGAGGACTGTGAAACAAG TTCCTCATCGTCATCCAGTTCAGACCTGGACGAGATTCCTGATCTGGACAATGAAAGAAT TGTCTCACTGCCATCCGGTGTCGTCATGGTTCAGCCTGCAGCCTCCGAGGACAACATTGACCTGGAcgaggagtctgatgaggacaGTGACGCAAG TTCCTCATCGTCATCCGGTTCAGACCTGGACGAGGATTCTGATGAGGACGGTGAAACAAT TTCCTCATCGTCATTCGGTTCAGACCTGGACGAGGATTCTGATGAGGACAGTGACGCAAG TTTCTCACCGCCATCTGGTGTCATCGCGAATCAGCCCGCCGCCCCCGAGAACAACATTGACCTGGAAGAGATTCCTGATCGGGACAATGAAAGAAT TTTCTCACTGCCAGGCGGGATCTCCATGGTTGTGTCTTCAGCCCCCAAGAGCGGTACACACCTGGAtgaggagtctgatgaggacaGTGACGCAAG TTCCTCATCGTCATCCGGTTCAGACCTGGACGAGGATTCTGATGAGGACGGTGAAACAAT TTTCTCACCGCCATCTGGTGTCATCGCGAATCAGCCCGCCGCCCCCGTGATCAACATTGACCTGGAAGAGATTCCTGATCGGGACAATGAAAGAAT TTTCTCACTGCCAGGCGGGATCTCCATGGTTGTGTCTTCAGCCCCCAAGAGCGGTACACACCTGGAtgaggagtctgatgaggacaGTGACGCAAG TTTCTCACCGCCATCTGGTGTCATCGCGAATCAGCCCGCCGCCCCCGAGAACAACATTGACCTGGAAGAGATTCCTGATCGGGACAATGAAAGAAT TTTCTCACTGCCAGGCGGGATCTCCATGGTTGTGTCTTCAGCCCCCAAGAGCGGTACACACCTGGAtgaggagtctgatgaggacaGTGACGCAAG CTCCTCATCGTCATCCGGTTCAGACCTGGACGAGGATTCTGATGAGGACGGTGAAACAAT CTCCTCATCGTCATCCGGTTCAGACCTGGACGAGGATTCTGATGAGGACGGTGAAACAAT TTTCTCACCGCCATCTGGTGTCATCGCGAATCAGCCCGCCGCCCCCGAGAATAACATTGACCTGGAAGAGATTCCTGATCGGGACAATGAAAGAAT TTACTCACTGCCATGCGGGATCTCCATGGTTGTGTCTTCAGGCCCCAAGAACAGTAGACACCTGGAAAAGACGTCTGATGAGGACGGTGAAACAAT GATCCATCCGGACAACGAAGACCTCTCTCCCGACACTTCTG acaaaaagaagaaaaagaagaacggCTTCAAACGTTTCCTGTCCTGGATGAAGAAGGCCATTTGCCCTTGCTGCAACGTGAAGAACGTGCAGGACTGA
- the LOC141774379 gene encoding uncharacterized protein LOC141774379 isoform X10 yields the protein MNTSANNSNKDHLPIPRGYEYQKVLAEGNNAQVIKCVKPRTRETMVVKIGKNGNDLIHEVKVLEDLREHNMTRFNIVDFFGTVINNGKTGLKFETLDIGLLDYIRKEGGQMHLEDIRKVIEQLAFALYGLKMQGMIHTDVKPDNIMLTNRNRIPLRVKLIDFGKAIYKSDVKPDTDAEPVYNRFLSAPENLLGLPFSEAIDMWSLGCVLGIMLTGRTLFPDTNSHDTLRSMIDLLGPPPKHLIDAGLRSKMFFEKTISDEWILKEHPGSADDSSDAPPDTFHSLETLKAMRLEKYNDKEADQRGACIDLLKEMLRWDGGLRISPNAISNHPFLTRRYHDSIPPLRSCISLTAGIVMVQPAAPENSTHPEKTSDLDSEKCVSPPSGVIMVQPATPKKSIDLDRKKCVSLPSGIIMVQPAAPENRRHLEGTSDLYSETCVSPPSGVIMVQSAAPENDIDLDEDSDEDCETSSSSSSSSDLDEIPDLDNERIVSLPSGVVMVQPAASEDNIDLDEESDEDSDASSSSSSGSDLDEDSDEDGETIFSPPSGVIANQPAAPENNIDLEEIPDRDNERIFSLPGGISMVVSSAPKSGTHLDEESDEDSDASSSSSSGSDLDEDSDEDGETIFSPPSGVIANQPAAPVINIDLEEIPDRDNERIFSLPGGISMVVSSAPKSGTHLDEESDEDSDASFSPPSGVIANQPAAPENNIDLEEIPDRDNERIFSLPGGISMVVSSAPKSGTHLDEESDEDSDASSSSSSGSDLDEDSDEDGETISSSSSGSDLDEDSDEDGETIFSPPSGVIANQPAAPENNIDLEEIPDRDNERIYSLPCGISMVVSSGPKNSRHLEKTSDEDGETMIHPDNEDLSPDTSDKKKKKKNGFKRFLSWMKKAICPCCNVKNVQD from the exons ATGAATACATCAGCGAACAACTCAAATAAGGACCATCTCCCAATCCCCAGAGGATATGAGTACCAGAAAGTTCTGGCTGAAGGCAATAATGCACAAGTCATCAAGTGTGTGAAACCACGCACTAGAGAGACTATGGTTGTGAAGATTGGCAAAAACGGCAACGACCTCATTCACGAG GTGAAAGTGCTAGAAGACCTCAGGGAGCACAACATGACCAGGTTCAACATTGTGGATTTTTTTGGCACGGTCATCAATAACGGCAAGACTGGTCTGAAGTTTGAGACGTTGGATATCGGCCTTCTGGACTACATTCGAAAAGAAGGCGGCCAGATGCATCTGGAGGACATCCGAAAAGTCATTGAGCAG CTGGCATTCGCATTGTATGGCCTGAAGATGCAGGGCATGATCCATACTGATGTGAAACCAGACAACATCATGCTGACGAATCGCAACAGAATTCCACTGAGGGTGAAACTCATTGACTTCGGCAAGGCAATATACAAATCTGATGTCAAGCCGGACACGGATGCCGAGCCGGTTTACAACAG GTTTTTAAGCGCTCCAGAAAATCTGTTGGGACTCCCGTTTTCTGAGGCCATCGACATGTGGTCTCTGGGCTGCGTGTTGGGGATCATGTTGACTGGCCGGACACTCTTCCCCGACACAAACAGCCATGACACA CTCCGATCCATGATCGACCTCCTGGGTCCACCACCGAAGCACCTCATCGACGCTGGTCTGAGATCCAAGATGTTCTTTGAGAAAACTATCTCCGATGAGTGGATTCTGAAG GAGCACCCGGGATCAGCAGATGACTCCTCAGACGCCCCGCCCGACACGTTCCATTCTCTGGAAACATTGAAGGCG ATGCGTCTGGAGAAATACAATGACAAAGAAGCCGATCAGAGGGGGGCATGCATTGATCTGTTGAAGGAGATGCTCAGGTGGGATGGGGGGTTGAGGATTTCCCCTAATGCTATTTCCAACCACCCATTCTTAACCAGGCGCTACCACGACAGCATACCCCCCCTCAGGTCCTG TATCTCACTGACAGCCGGGATCGTCATGGTTCAGCCCGCCGCCCCTGAGAACAGTACACACCCGGAAAAGACGTCTGATCTGGACAGTGAAAAGTG TGTCTCACCGCCATCCGGTGTCATCATGGTTCAGCCTGCAACCCCCAAGAAGAGCATTGATCTGGACAGAAAAAAGTG TGTCTCACTGCCATCTGGGATCATCATGGTTCAGCCTGCAGCCCCCGAGAACAGAAGACACCTGGAAGGGACGTCTGATCTGTACAGTGAAACGTG TGTCTCACCGCCATCTGGTGTCATCATGGTTCAGTCTGCAGCCCCTGAGAACGACATTGACCTGGACGAGGATTCTGATGAGGACTGTGAAACAAG TTCCTCATCGTCATCCAGTTCAGACCTGGACGAGATTCCTGATCTGGACAATGAAAGAAT TGTCTCACTGCCATCCGGTGTCGTCATGGTTCAGCCTGCAGCCTCCGAGGACAACATTGACCTGGAcgaggagtctgatgaggacaGTGACGCAAG TTCCTCATCGTCATCCGGTTCAGACCTGGACGAGGATTCTGATGAGGACGGTGAAACAAT TTTCTCACCGCCATCTGGTGTCATCGCGAATCAGCCCGCCGCCCCCGAGAACAACATTGACCTGGAAGAGATTCCTGATCGGGACAATGAAAGAAT TTTCTCACTGCCAGGCGGGATCTCCATGGTTGTGTCTTCAGCCCCCAAGAGCGGTACACACCTGGAtgaggagtctgatgaggacaGTGACGCAAG TTCCTCATCGTCATCCGGTTCAGACCTGGACGAGGATTCTGATGAGGACGGTGAAACAAT TTTCTCACCGCCATCTGGTGTCATCGCGAATCAGCCCGCCGCCCCCGTGATCAACATTGACCTGGAAGAGATTCCTGATCGGGACAATGAAAGAAT TTTCTCACTGCCAGGCGGGATCTCCATGGTTGTGTCTTCAGCCCCCAAGAGCGGTACACACCTGGAtgaggagtctgatgaggacaGTGACGCAAG TTTCTCACCGCCATCTGGTGTCATCGCGAATCAGCCCGCCGCCCCCGAGAACAACATTGACCTGGAAGAGATTCCTGATCGGGACAATGAAAGAAT TTTCTCACTGCCAGGCGGGATCTCCATGGTTGTGTCTTCAGCCCCCAAGAGCGGTACACACCTGGAtgaggagtctgatgaggacaGTGACGCAAG CTCCTCATCGTCATCCGGTTCAGACCTGGACGAGGATTCTGATGAGGACGGTGAAACAAT CTCCTCATCGTCATCCGGTTCAGACCTGGACGAGGATTCTGATGAGGACGGTGAAACAAT TTTCTCACCGCCATCTGGTGTCATCGCGAATCAGCCCGCCGCCCCCGAGAATAACATTGACCTGGAAGAGATTCCTGATCGGGACAATGAAAGAAT TTACTCACTGCCATGCGGGATCTCCATGGTTGTGTCTTCAGGCCCCAAGAACAGTAGACACCTGGAAAAGACGTCTGATGAGGACGGTGAAACAAT GATCCATCCGGACAACGAAGACCTCTCTCCCGACACTTCTG acaaaaagaagaaaaagaagaacggCTTCAAACGTTTCCTGTCCTGGATGAAGAAGGCCATTTGCCCTTGCTGCAACGTGAAGAACGTGCAGGACTGA
- the LOC141774379 gene encoding uncharacterized protein LOC141774379 isoform X15, with protein MNTSANNSNKDHLPIPRGYEYQKVLAEGNNAQVIKCVKPRTRETMVVKIGKNGNDLIHEVKVLEDLREHNMTRFNIVDFFGTVINNGKTGLKFETLDIGLLDYIRKEGGQMHLEDIRKVIEQLAFALYGLKMQGMIHTDVKPDNIMLTNRNRIPLRVKLIDFGKAIYKSDVKPDTDAEPVYNRFLSAPENLLGLPFSEAIDMWSLGCVLGIMLTGRTLFPDTNSHDTLRSMIDLLGPPPKHLIDAGLRSKMFFEKTISDEWILKEHPGSADDSSDAPPDTFHSLETLKAMRLEKYNDKEADQRGACIDLLKEMLRWDGGLRISPNAISNHPFLTRRYHDSIPPLRSCISLTAGIVMVQPAAPENSTHPEKTSDLDSEKCVSPPSGVIMVQPATPKKSIDLDRKKCVSLPSGIIMVQPAAPENRRHLEGTSDLYSETCVSPPSGVIMVQSAAPENDIDLDEDSDEDCETSSSSSSSSDLDEIPDLDNERIVSLPSGVVMVQPAASEDNIDLDEESDEDSDASSSSSSGSDLDEDSDEDGETISSSSSGSDLDEDSDEDGETIFSPPSGVIANQPAAPVINIDLEEIPDRDNERIFSLPGGISMVVSSAPKSGTHLDEESDEDSDASFSPPSGVIANQPAAPENNIDLEEIPDRDNERIFSLPGGISMVVSSAPKSGTHLDEESDEDSDASSSSSSGSDLDEDSDEDGETISSSSSGSDLDEDSDEDGETIFSPPSGVIANQPAAPENNIDLEEIPDRDNERIYSLPCGISMVVSSGPKNSRHLEKTSDEDGETMIHPDNEDLSPDTSDKKKKKKNGFKRFLSWMKKAICPCCNVKNVQD; from the exons ATGAATACATCAGCGAACAACTCAAATAAGGACCATCTCCCAATCCCCAGAGGATATGAGTACCAGAAAGTTCTGGCTGAAGGCAATAATGCACAAGTCATCAAGTGTGTGAAACCACGCACTAGAGAGACTATGGTTGTGAAGATTGGCAAAAACGGCAACGACCTCATTCACGAG GTGAAAGTGCTAGAAGACCTCAGGGAGCACAACATGACCAGGTTCAACATTGTGGATTTTTTTGGCACGGTCATCAATAACGGCAAGACTGGTCTGAAGTTTGAGACGTTGGATATCGGCCTTCTGGACTACATTCGAAAAGAAGGCGGCCAGATGCATCTGGAGGACATCCGAAAAGTCATTGAGCAG CTGGCATTCGCATTGTATGGCCTGAAGATGCAGGGCATGATCCATACTGATGTGAAACCAGACAACATCATGCTGACGAATCGCAACAGAATTCCACTGAGGGTGAAACTCATTGACTTCGGCAAGGCAATATACAAATCTGATGTCAAGCCGGACACGGATGCCGAGCCGGTTTACAACAG GTTTTTAAGCGCTCCAGAAAATCTGTTGGGACTCCCGTTTTCTGAGGCCATCGACATGTGGTCTCTGGGCTGCGTGTTGGGGATCATGTTGACTGGCCGGACACTCTTCCCCGACACAAACAGCCATGACACA CTCCGATCCATGATCGACCTCCTGGGTCCACCACCGAAGCACCTCATCGACGCTGGTCTGAGATCCAAGATGTTCTTTGAGAAAACTATCTCCGATGAGTGGATTCTGAAG GAGCACCCGGGATCAGCAGATGACTCCTCAGACGCCCCGCCCGACACGTTCCATTCTCTGGAAACATTGAAGGCG ATGCGTCTGGAGAAATACAATGACAAAGAAGCCGATCAGAGGGGGGCATGCATTGATCTGTTGAAGGAGATGCTCAGGTGGGATGGGGGGTTGAGGATTTCCCCTAATGCTATTTCCAACCACCCATTCTTAACCAGGCGCTACCACGACAGCATACCCCCCCTCAGGTCCTG TATCTCACTGACAGCCGGGATCGTCATGGTTCAGCCCGCCGCCCCTGAGAACAGTACACACCCGGAAAAGACGTCTGATCTGGACAGTGAAAAGTG TGTCTCACCGCCATCCGGTGTCATCATGGTTCAGCCTGCAACCCCCAAGAAGAGCATTGATCTGGACAGAAAAAAGTG TGTCTCACTGCCATCTGGGATCATCATGGTTCAGCCTGCAGCCCCCGAGAACAGAAGACACCTGGAAGGGACGTCTGATCTGTACAGTGAAACGTG TGTCTCACCGCCATCTGGTGTCATCATGGTTCAGTCTGCAGCCCCTGAGAACGACATTGACCTGGACGAGGATTCTGATGAGGACTGTGAAACAAG TTCCTCATCGTCATCCAGTTCAGACCTGGACGAGATTCCTGATCTGGACAATGAAAGAAT TGTCTCACTGCCATCCGGTGTCGTCATGGTTCAGCCTGCAGCCTCCGAGGACAACATTGACCTGGAcgaggagtctgatgaggacaGTGACGCAAG TTCCTCATCGTCATCCGGTTCAGACCTGGACGAGGATTCTGATGAGGACGGTGAAACAAT TTCCTCATCGTCATCCGGTTCAGACCTGGACGAGGATTCTGATGAGGACGGTGAAACAAT TTTCTCACCGCCATCTGGTGTCATCGCGAATCAGCCCGCCGCCCCCGTGATCAACATTGACCTGGAAGAGATTCCTGATCGGGACAATGAAAGAAT TTTCTCACTGCCAGGCGGGATCTCCATGGTTGTGTCTTCAGCCCCCAAGAGCGGTACACACCTGGAtgaggagtctgatgaggacaGTGACGCAAG TTTCTCACCGCCATCTGGTGTCATCGCGAATCAGCCCGCCGCCCCCGAGAACAACATTGACCTGGAAGAGATTCCTGATCGGGACAATGAAAGAAT TTTCTCACTGCCAGGCGGGATCTCCATGGTTGTGTCTTCAGCCCCCAAGAGCGGTACACACCTGGAtgaggagtctgatgaggacaGTGACGCAAG CTCCTCATCGTCATCCGGTTCAGACCTGGACGAGGATTCTGATGAGGACGGTGAAACAAT CTCCTCATCGTCATCCGGTTCAGACCTGGACGAGGATTCTGATGAGGACGGTGAAACAAT TTTCTCACCGCCATCTGGTGTCATCGCGAATCAGCCCGCCGCCCCCGAGAATAACATTGACCTGGAAGAGATTCCTGATCGGGACAATGAAAGAAT TTACTCACTGCCATGCGGGATCTCCATGGTTGTGTCTTCAGGCCCCAAGAACAGTAGACACCTGGAAAAGACGTCTGATGAGGACGGTGAAACAAT GATCCATCCGGACAACGAAGACCTCTCTCCCGACACTTCTG acaaaaagaagaaaaagaagaacggCTTCAAACGTTTCCTGTCCTGGATGAAGAAGGCCATTTGCCCTTGCTGCAACGTGAAGAACGTGCAGGACTGA
- the LOC141774379 gene encoding uncharacterized protein LOC141774379 isoform X1, giving the protein MNTSANNSNKDHLPIPRGYEYQKVLAEGNNAQVIKCVKPRTRETMVVKIGKNGNDLIHEVKVLEDLREHNMTRFNIVDFFGTVINNGKTGLKFETLDIGLLDYIRKEGGQMHLEDIRKVIEQLAFALYGLKMQGMIHTDVKPDNIMLTNRNRIPLRVKLIDFGKAIYKSDVKPDTDAEPVYNRFLSAPENLLGLPFSEAIDMWSLGCVLGIMLTGRTLFPDTNSHDTLRSMIDLLGPPPKHLIDAGLRSKMFFEKTISDEWILKEHPGSADDSSDAPPDTFHSLETLKAMRLEKYNDKEADQRGACIDLLKEMLRWDGGLRISPNAISNHPFLTRRYHDSIPPLRSCISLTAGIVMVQPAAPENSTHPEKTSDLDSEKCVSPPSGVIMVQPATPKKSIDLDRKKCVSLPSGIIMVQPAAPENRRHLEGTSDLYSETCVSPPSGVIMVQSAAPENDIDLDEDSDEDCETSSSSSSSSDLDEIPDLDNERIVSLPSGVVMVQPAASEDNIDLDEESDEDSDASSSSSSGSDLDEDSDEDGETIFSPPSGVIANQPAAPVINIDLEEIPDRDNERIFSLPGGISMVVSTAPKSGTHLDEESDEDSDASSSSSFGSDLDEDSDEDSDASFSPPSGVIANQPAAPENNIDLEEIPDRDNERIFSLPGGISMVVSSAPKSGTHLDEESDEDSDASSSSSSGSDLDEDSDEDGETIFSPPSGVIANQPAAPVINIDLEEIPDRDNERIFSLPGGISMVVSSAPKSGTHLDEESDEDSDASFSPPSGVIANQPAAPENNIDLEEIPDRDNERIFSLPGGISMVVSSAPKSGTHLDEESDEDSDASSSSSSGSDLDEDSDEDGETISSSSSGSDLDEDSDEDGETIFSPPSGVIANQPAAPENNIDLEEIPDRDNERIYSLPCGISMVVSSGPKNSRHLEKTSDEDGETMIHPDNEDLSPDTSDKKKKKKNGFKRFLSWMKKAICPCCNVKNVQD; this is encoded by the exons ATGAATACATCAGCGAACAACTCAAATAAGGACCATCTCCCAATCCCCAGAGGATATGAGTACCAGAAAGTTCTGGCTGAAGGCAATAATGCACAAGTCATCAAGTGTGTGAAACCACGCACTAGAGAGACTATGGTTGTGAAGATTGGCAAAAACGGCAACGACCTCATTCACGAG GTGAAAGTGCTAGAAGACCTCAGGGAGCACAACATGACCAGGTTCAACATTGTGGATTTTTTTGGCACGGTCATCAATAACGGCAAGACTGGTCTGAAGTTTGAGACGTTGGATATCGGCCTTCTGGACTACATTCGAAAAGAAGGCGGCCAGATGCATCTGGAGGACATCCGAAAAGTCATTGAGCAG CTGGCATTCGCATTGTATGGCCTGAAGATGCAGGGCATGATCCATACTGATGTGAAACCAGACAACATCATGCTGACGAATCGCAACAGAATTCCACTGAGGGTGAAACTCATTGACTTCGGCAAGGCAATATACAAATCTGATGTCAAGCCGGACACGGATGCCGAGCCGGTTTACAACAG GTTTTTAAGCGCTCCAGAAAATCTGTTGGGACTCCCGTTTTCTGAGGCCATCGACATGTGGTCTCTGGGCTGCGTGTTGGGGATCATGTTGACTGGCCGGACACTCTTCCCCGACACAAACAGCCATGACACA CTCCGATCCATGATCGACCTCCTGGGTCCACCACCGAAGCACCTCATCGACGCTGGTCTGAGATCCAAGATGTTCTTTGAGAAAACTATCTCCGATGAGTGGATTCTGAAG GAGCACCCGGGATCAGCAGATGACTCCTCAGACGCCCCGCCCGACACGTTCCATTCTCTGGAAACATTGAAGGCG ATGCGTCTGGAGAAATACAATGACAAAGAAGCCGATCAGAGGGGGGCATGCATTGATCTGTTGAAGGAGATGCTCAGGTGGGATGGGGGGTTGAGGATTTCCCCTAATGCTATTTCCAACCACCCATTCTTAACCAGGCGCTACCACGACAGCATACCCCCCCTCAGGTCCTG TATCTCACTGACAGCCGGGATCGTCATGGTTCAGCCCGCCGCCCCTGAGAACAGTACACACCCGGAAAAGACGTCTGATCTGGACAGTGAAAAGTG TGTCTCACCGCCATCCGGTGTCATCATGGTTCAGCCTGCAACCCCCAAGAAGAGCATTGATCTGGACAGAAAAAAGTG TGTCTCACTGCCATCTGGGATCATCATGGTTCAGCCTGCAGCCCCCGAGAACAGAAGACACCTGGAAGGGACGTCTGATCTGTACAGTGAAACGTG TGTCTCACCGCCATCTGGTGTCATCATGGTTCAGTCTGCAGCCCCTGAGAACGACATTGACCTGGACGAGGATTCTGATGAGGACTGTGAAACAAG TTCCTCATCGTCATCCAGTTCAGACCTGGACGAGATTCCTGATCTGGACAATGAAAGAAT TGTCTCACTGCCATCCGGTGTCGTCATGGTTCAGCCTGCAGCCTCCGAGGACAACATTGACCTGGAcgaggagtctgatgaggacaGTGACGCAAG TTCCTCATCGTCATCCGGTTCAGACCTGGACGAGGATTCTGATGAGGACGGTGAAACAAT TTTCTCACCGCCATCTGGTGTCATCGCGAATCAGCCCGCCGCCCCCGTGATCAACATTGACCTGGAAGAGATTCCTGATCGGGACAATGAAAGAAT TTTCTCACTGCCAGGCGGGATCTCCATGGTTGTGTCTACAGCCCCCAAGAGCGGTACACACCTGGAtgaggagtctgatgaggacaGTGACGCAAG TTCCTCATCGTCATTCGGTTCAGACCTGGACGAGGATTCTGATGAGGACAGTGACGCAAG TTTCTCACCGCCATCTGGTGTCATCGCGAATCAGCCCGCCGCCCCCGAGAACAACATTGACCTGGAAGAGATTCCTGATCGGGACAATGAAAGAAT TTTCTCACTGCCAGGCGGGATCTCCATGGTTGTGTCTTCAGCCCCCAAGAGCGGTACACACCTGGAtgaggagtctgatgaggacaGTGACGCAAG TTCCTCATCGTCATCCGGTTCAGACCTGGACGAGGATTCTGATGAGGACGGTGAAACAAT TTTCTCACCGCCATCTGGTGTCATCGCGAATCAGCCCGCCGCCCCCGTGATCAACATTGACCTGGAAGAGATTCCTGATCGGGACAATGAAAGAAT TTTCTCACTGCCAGGCGGGATCTCCATGGTTGTGTCTTCAGCCCCCAAGAGCGGTACACACCTGGAtgaggagtctgatgaggacaGTGACGCAAG TTTCTCACCGCCATCTGGTGTCATCGCGAATCAGCCCGCCGCCCCCGAGAACAACATTGACCTGGAAGAGATTCCTGATCGGGACAATGAAAGAAT TTTCTCACTGCCAGGCGGGATCTCCATGGTTGTGTCTTCAGCCCCCAAGAGCGGTACACACCTGGAtgaggagtctgatgaggacaGTGACGCAAG CTCCTCATCGTCATCCGGTTCAGACCTGGACGAGGATTCTGATGAGGACGGTGAAACAAT CTCCTCATCGTCATCCGGTTCAGACCTGGACGAGGATTCTGATGAGGACGGTGAAACAAT TTTCTCACCGCCATCTGGTGTCATCGCGAATCAGCCCGCCGCCCCCGAGAATAACATTGACCTGGAAGAGATTCCTGATCGGGACAATGAAAGAAT TTACTCACTGCCATGCGGGATCTCCATGGTTGTGTCTTCAGGCCCCAAGAACAGTAGACACCTGGAAAAGACGTCTGATGAGGACGGTGAAACAAT GATCCATCCGGACAACGAAGACCTCTCTCCCGACACTTCTG acaaaaagaagaaaaagaagaacggCTTCAAACGTTTCCTGTCCTGGATGAAGAAGGCCATTTGCCCTTGCTGCAACGTGAAGAACGTGCAGGACTGA